From Candoia aspera isolate rCanAsp1 chromosome 4, rCanAsp1.hap2, whole genome shotgun sequence, a single genomic window includes:
- the LOC134496637 gene encoding olfactory receptor 14J1-like: MDNQSSGSFFLLMEFSEVRELQLLYFFAFMVLYLAILTGNLLIVFAIIFNHHLHTPMYFFLLNLAIQDLGAISVIIPKSMANMLMNTRHISYFGCVCQVFFFVFFLGSDYWILTVMAYDRYIAICNPLQYGKIMNKQSCFYMILAVWVSALLDGLLHTSFIFSTPFCSNIINQFFCEIPQLLKLTCTGLNQNEIKLIVAFCVLGIGCFFFILISYLSIFTAVLKIHSLEGRKKAVATCLPHFIVVFMFLLSGVFAYLRPPSTSLDLISTVLYSIVPPLLNPVIYSMRNKDIKVALSKLLNMGELSNEISLTFHL, encoded by the coding sequence ATGGATAATCAATCCTCAGGCTCCTTTTTTCTCCTGATGGAATTCTCAGAGGTACGAGAACTACAAttgctttatttctttgctttcatgGTACTGTATTTAGCAATCCTGACAGGGAATCTCCTCATCGTCTTTGCAATAATTTTCAACCATCACCTGCATactcccatgtacttcttcctgtTGAACTTGGCCATACAAGACCTTGGTGCCATTTCAGTCATTATCCCCAAATCCATGGCTAATATGCTCATGAACACAAGACACATTTCTTACTTTGGATGTGTTTGtcaagttttcttttttgtcttctttctggGATCTGATTATTGGATCCTCACAGTTATGGCATATGATCGCTatattgccatttgcaatccattACAATATGGGAAAATAATGAACAAACAATCCTGTTTTTATATGATTCTTGCTGTATGGGTAAGCGCCCTTCTTGATGGATTGTTGCACACTTCCTTTATCTTTTCAACCCCTTTTTGTTCCAACATCATCAatcagttcttctgtgaaatcccacagCTACTTAAGCTCACCTGTACAGGCttaaatcaaaatgaaatcaaaCTAATTGTGGCCTTTTGTGTCTTAGGCATAGGTTGTTTTTTCTTTATCCTGATTTCTTATCTGTCCATTTTCACTGCTGTGCTGAAAATTCActccttggaaggaaggaaaaaagcggTTGCTACTTGCCTACCCCATTTTATTGTGGTTTTCATGTTCTTATTATCTGGAGTCTTTGCTTATCTGAGGCCTCCCTCCACTTCACTGGACTTAATCTCAACTGTATTATATTCCATTGTCCCGCCTCTTTTGAATCCTGTCATTTATAGTATGAGAAACAAGGACATCAAGGTTGCCTTGTCAAAACTGTTAAATATGGGAGAATTGTCAAATGAGATATCTTTAACTTTTCATTTGTAA
- the LOC134496638 gene encoding olfactory receptor 14J1-like has protein sequence MSKKPSVGNQTAMPVFLLLEFSAIRELQILHFFVFLAFYLATATANLLIISAVAFDHHLHTPMYFFLMNLAMLDLASVSVIMPKSIANSLTSTRYISYSGCISQAFLFVSFLTTDFFLLTLMAYDRYVAICNPLQYEMRMNRRICAQMLASVWISGFFFGILHTIGTFTVPFCSDIVNQFFCEIPQLLKLSCSDLNQGEVGILAFSITIVLGLFIFILVSYIKILSAVFRIPSAPGRQKAFSTCLPHLIVVSTFMFTGILTYMKLPSDTSPDLDMMLTITYSLVPPILNPLVYSMRNQDIRRALFKLLGPRFCSKYVFSTSPS, from the coding sequence ATGAGTAAGAAACCCTCAGTGGGGAACCAGACCGCCATGCCTGTGTTTCTGCTTCTGGAATTCTCAGCAATTCGGGAACTTCAGATTCTACACTTCTTCGTATTTCTAGCCTTCTACCTGGCAACCGCAACCGCAAATCTGCTCATCATCTCCGCTGTGGCTTTTGACCACCATCTGCACACACCCATGTACTTTTTTCTGATGAACTTGGCCATGCTGGATCTTGCTTCTGTTTCAGTCATTATGCCTAAATCCATAGCAAATTCCCTCACGAGTACCCGATACATTTCTTATTCAGGCTGTATTTCCCAAGCTttcctgtttgtttcttttttgacAACTGATTTCTTCCTTCTCACGCTCATGGCATACGACcggtatgttgccatttgcaatccctTGCAGTATGAGATGCGGATGAATAGGAGAATATGTGCTCAGATGCTGGCTAGTGTATGGATCAGTGGCTTTTTCTTTGGAATCCTGCACACCATTGGCACATTTACAGTTCCTTTTTGCTCGGATATTGTCAATCAGTTCTTCTGTGAGATCCCACAATTACTAAAGCTCAGTTGCTCAGACCTCAATCAAGGGGAAGTTGGAATTCTTGCATTCAGTATTACTATAGTATTAGGTTTATTTATCTTCATTTTGGTAAGTTACATAAAGATCTTGAGTGCAGTATTCAGAATACCATCTGCCCCGGGGAGACAAAAGGCCTTCTCCACTTGTCTTCCCCATCTCATTGTTGTCTCTACGTTCATGTTCACAGGAATACTCACTTACATGAAGCTTCCCTCAGATACTTCACCTGATCTGGATATGATGCTGACTATTACATATTCCCTTGTCCCACCCATTCTAAATCCACTAGTTTACAGCATGAGGAATCAAGACATTAGGAGAGCCCTGTTCAAACTGTTAGGTCCAAGGTTCTGTTCTAAGTATGTTTTTTCTACCTCTCCCTCCTAG